A part of Pseudarthrobacter phenanthrenivorans Sphe3 genomic DNA contains:
- a CDS encoding ATP-binding cassette domain-containing protein, with protein MSHADDLRAWARGMYPTEAATELLLKAFGGKFAAPGNPWVHTSTEPEGPNQVRAWIDFAAIPEEVGPLSGGERRFLMLAASLAEDVPVVLGDLVSGLDRENLDLVLAAIAHAGGSHQHSDIRFNEDGTMSRGKGYLDSLHPWPRALRSV; from the coding sequence ATGTCGCATGCAGATGACCTCCGCGCCTGGGCGCGAGGCATGTACCCCACCGAGGCAGCAACGGAGCTGCTGCTAAAGGCGTTTGGGGGGAAGTTCGCTGCACCCGGTAATCCGTGGGTGCATACGAGTACCGAACCGGAGGGGCCCAATCAGGTGAGGGCATGGATCGACTTCGCCGCGATCCCCGAAGAGGTCGGACCGCTCTCGGGAGGCGAGCGACGATTCCTCATGCTGGCTGCCTCCCTCGCTGAGGACGTTCCCGTCGTTTTGGGGGACCTCGTGTCGGGGCTGGACCGGGAGAACCTGGATCTGGTCCTGGCCGCTATCGCGCATGCCGGCGGCAGCCACCAGCACTCGGATATCCGCTTCAATGAGGACGGCACGATGTCCCGGGGGAAGGGTTACCTGGACAGCCTGCACCCGTGGCCGCGGGCACTGCGCTCCGTCTAA
- a CDS encoding ParB family protein, giving the protein MAKPKRFPAFTPYYTEDQAGQVRAAFKAAGMQEGDASVSDLIVRATMREVKRLQRKYNGGKPWPPVQAGELRRGQRTMDEMQHRNEEM; this is encoded by the coding sequence ATGGCGAAGCCGAAGCGGTTTCCGGCGTTCACGCCGTACTACACGGAGGACCAGGCGGGGCAGGTCCGGGCCGCGTTCAAGGCCGCCGGCATGCAGGAGGGCGACGCGAGTGTTTCGGACCTCATTGTTCGGGCGACAATGCGTGAAGTGAAGCGTCTGCAGCGCAAGTACAACGGCGGCAAGCCGTGGCCGCCGGTGCAGGCCGGCGAGCTGCGGCGAGGGCAGAGAACGATGGATGAAATGCAGCACCGAAACGAGGAAATGTAA
- a CDS encoding helix-turn-helix domain-containing protein, which yields MAKRTEEVSRSGAPGANPFPRMLTLDQVEEVLNLGKPLVYALVRSGELRAAQFGGRGVWRVREDDLSAYIEAAYEKTAERIASGQVPEGESPADD from the coding sequence GTGGCTAAGAGGACTGAGGAAGTAAGCAGGAGTGGTGCGCCCGGGGCTAACCCGTTCCCGCGGATGTTGACGCTGGACCAGGTTGAGGAGGTCCTGAACCTTGGTAAACCGTTGGTCTACGCACTGGTTCGGAGTGGAGAGTTGAGGGCAGCTCAGTTTGGCGGCCGCGGCGTTTGGCGCGTCCGGGAAGACGATCTGAGCGCGTACATCGAGGCCGCGTACGAGAAGACAGCGGAGCGCATTGCATCGGGCCAGGTTCCCGAGGGGGAGTCCCCCGCAGACGACTAA